A genomic stretch from Helianthus annuus cultivar XRQ/B chromosome 1, HanXRQr2.0-SUNRISE, whole genome shotgun sequence includes:
- the LOC110875408 gene encoding helicase protein MOM1 isoform X1 has translation MESTKEKTANSSKQSSEDVIEDKKNENHYPDVGCRKRKRYDAYKASFNSQRLRYESDGKSIENDDVEKKNGGDVSLSNGNVANSDNHMSHRSSYMIEHDLENQQELDTCHKVTKTCKAGGSMENSKFVEFWVPVPISNVQLEQYCATLLTNAMALRSSSKLDPLGTLKDIFLTNRKCCNHPYTVDPEVQQSLMKDKDQSMVVEVGTKASGKLHFLDHILPQLQKHKRKVLILFQHTSGSLSLGHILVDFVHRRFGQNSYQLVDGPPNTSSKKQAAINMFNTEITRFIFLLESRACHQSIKLSSVDAIIIFDSELNPLNDLKSMQKLSIDSQSEQIMLFRLYSLSTLEEKILKLPEINVTRDIRSQSLRTNYDALLMWGASDLFDKLTKFHSQTVVNISSDESFLKDVVEEFLYILSRKCKSNDTTSKSIITRVQNCGVYGKSNALHSEIKTRLPDGDQPYIFWRKLLEGRCPAWKFVSQSTPRQRKRPNYCLDSDSPPRRQSGVDGGDVATRKMTVYISTVEPARLKTVTEGETGRVNDESRSSSGNRFRSTAVNNETSLLDFLKPTVSELCNILKFSEDVKVVVETFLEFVVDHYKVSKEHTSILQAFMISLCWVGSSLAKNKIDRSESFALAKKHFDFSCDEEQAESVYKKLKQVKETFLERTQVRPAIKEHPEVAPTLPESLIEAQSHDERVCEGANDIQSAGSHTSEKETVDATVSSEQVGEVPAQQLDDDMAVDVAEKVDSSHAVEKLKRLEREFANRLEELEKLWENGLEEIKVTTLAALGQVAAENECSLRGSQSEVESADMRTPAGTCDKENIEDGEIYLDTSDDGDDHNQTSRNDVESAEVATPAVNEEKAEDNDSFCSDSGNPMCAALSQDKTPSVQTVSSPASDHSFQEIQNEPLELEPLPEGGVRDEEINVGNLQPSGASQLDQIIPGDELDIPSSTDPMVAENPPDALPPSGPLLEPTFEEPPVDDELDMFDKLINGMSPQMQDQTDPLQAEIEWLYTEKDNVTKFHQETKQKLDTECEKEIAETVAKIRLKYEAKHVEADAAYNSEKTELETNLNTVIMSRVLAEVFRCKCHNLIPSGDPSKDMEKLK, from the exons ATGGAGTCAACGAAAGAGAAAACTGCAAACAGTTCAAAGCAGAGTTCAGAAGATGTTATCGAAGATAAGAAAAATGAAAATCATTATCCAGATGTTGGTTGTAGGAAAAGGAAGAGATATGATGCTTATAAGGCTTCATTCAATTCTCAACGATTAAGATATGAATCAG ATGGCAAGTCTATTGAAAATGATGACGTGGAGAAAAAAAATGGTGGCGATGTATCACTATCTAATGGAAATGTTGCTAATAGTGATAACCACATGTCCCACAGATCATCATACAt GATTGAACATGATTTAGAGAATCAGCAGGAACTTGACACTTGTCACAAG GTTACAAAGACATGCAAAGCAGGTGGTAGCATGGAGAATTCGAAATTTGTAGAATTCTGGGTTCCTGTTCCGATTTCAAACGTGCAGCTTGAACAATATTGTGCTACTCTACTTACCAATGCTATGGCTCTTCGTTCAAGCTCAAAACTTGATCCTCTCGGAACTCTTAAGGACATCTTTCTTACCAACCGAAAG TGTTGTAATCACCCCTACACCGTCGATCCGGAAGTTCAACAATCACTTATGAAGGACAAGGACCAAAGCATGGTAGTAGAGGTCGGCACAAAAGCAAGTGGCAAACTACACTTTCTTGACCACATACTACCTCAACTCCAAAAACACAAACGCAAAGTGCTTATCCTTTTTCAG CATACAAGCGGTTCTCTTTCGCTTGGACATATATTAGTTGATTTTGTCCATAGAAGATTTGGTCAAAACTCGTACCAACTTGTGGACGGGCCTCCAAACACCTCCTCGAAGAAGCAAGCTGCTATCAATATGTTCAATACAGAGATCACTAGATTTATTTTCTTACTAGAATCTCGTGCGTGCCATCAGAGCATTAAATTATCGTCGGTGGATGCTATCATCATATTCGACAGCGAATTAAATCCCTTAAATGAtttgaagtcaatgcaaaagttaTCCATCGATTCACAGTCGGAACAAATCATGTTATTccgattatactctttatccacCCTAGAAGAGAAAATTCTTAAACTTCCAGAGATCAACGTGACTCGCGATATTAGGTCACAAAGTTTAAGAACTAATTATGATGCTTTACTCATGTGGGGGGCCTCTGACTTATTTGACAAATTGACCAAGTTTCATAGTCAAACTGTTGTAAATATCTCATCTGACGAATCTTTTCTAAAGGATGTAGTGGAGGAGTTTTTGTATATACTTTCTCGCAAATGTAAAAGCAATGATACAACATCGAAATCGATCATCACCCGAGTTCAAAATTGCGGAGTTTACGGTAAAAGTAATGCGTTACATAGTGAGATAAAAACACGTTTACCCGATGGAGATCAGCCTTATATATTTTGGAGAAAACTATTGGAAGGACGGTGTCCCGCATGGAAATTCGTGTCGCAATCGACCCCGCGCCAAAGAAAAAGACCTAATTATTGTTTGGATTCCGATTCACCACCTCGGAGACAAAGTGGCGTAGATGGTGGTGATGTTGCGACACGTAAAATGACTGTGTATATTAGTACCGTTGAACCTGCTCGATTGAAGACTGTAACTGAAGGGGAAACTGGAAGAGTAAATGACGAGTCTCGGTCATCGTCTGGCAATCGGTTTAGGTCAACCGCGGTCAACAATGAAACGAGTCTACTTGATTTCTTAAAGCCCACTGTGTCTGAGCTCTGCAACATTCTCAAGTTTTCGGAGGATGTGAAGGTTGTAGTAGAAACATTTCTTGAATTTGTTGTTGACCATTATAAAGTCAGCAAGGAACATACAAGTATATTACAGGCTTTCATGATATCACTG TGTTGGGTTGGTTCTTCTCTAGCGAAAAATAAAATCGATAGGAGTGAGTCGTTTGCTCTTGCAAAGAAGCACTTTGATTTCAGCTGCGACGAAGAACAAGCAGAATCGGTGTACAAAAAGCTGAAACAAGTAAAGGAAACGTTTTTAGAGCGCACCCAAGTTCGTCCTGCTATAAAAGAACACCCTGAGGTGGCCCCCACTTTACCCGAAAGCCTAATTGAAGCGCAAAGTCATGATGAACGTGTGTGTGAAGGTGCTAACGACATTCAGTCTGCTGGTTCTCATACTTCTGAAAAAGAGACGGTTGATGCAACAGTATCAAGTGAGCAGGTTGGAGAAGTTCCAGCTCAGCAGCTTGATGATGACATGGCGGTTGATGTGGCGGAGAAAGTTGACTCCAGTCATGCTGTTGAAAAACTGAAAAGATTAGAAAGAGAATTTGCTAACAGGTTGGAAGAACTTGAAAAGTTGTGGGAGAATGGCCTTGAAGAGATAAAGGTAACAACGCTGGCAGCTTTGGGACAGGTGGCAGCTGAGAATGAATGTTCTTTGCGTGGGTCCCAATCAGAAGTTGAATCTGCTGATATGAGAACGCCAGCTGGCACCTGTGATAAAGAGAACATTGAAGATGGTGAGATTTACCTTGATACATCAGATGATGGTGATGACCACAATCAGACCAGCCGAAACGATGTTGAGTCTGCTGAGGTGGCAACGCCAGCTGTCAATGAAGAGAAGGCTGAAGATAATGATTCTTTTTGTTCTGATAGTGGTAATCCAATGTGTGCAGCCCTTTCACAGGACAAAACACCGTCTGTTCAGACCGTTTCTTCTCCAGCTTCTGATCAT TCTTTTCAGGAAATCCAAAACGAGCCTCTTGAACTAGAACCACTTCCAGAAGGTGGAGTTCGAGATGAAGAAATTAATGTTGGTAATCTGCAACCGTCAGGTGCCAGTCAACTTGATCAAATCATTCCAGGTGATGAACTGGATATTCCGTCATCTACTGATCCAATGGTTGCCGAAAATCCACCTGACGCACTTCCACCAAGCGGACCATTACTTGAACCTACTTTTGAAGAACCACCGGTTGATGATGAACTAGACATGTTTGATAAGCTTATTAACGGAATGAGCCCTCAAATGCAAGATCAAACGGATCCACTTCAAGCTGAAATAGAGTGGTTATACACAGAGAAAGATAATGTAACCAAGTTCCATCAAGAAACG AAACAAAAGCTGGATACCGAATGTGAAAAGGAAATAGCGGAAACTGTTGCTAAAATAAGGCTCAAGTATGAAGCTAAACATGTAGAAGCAGATGCAGCTTATAACTCAGAAAAGACGGAACTTGAGACCAATCTTAACACAGTTATCATGAGCAGAGTGTTGGCTGAGGTTTTCAGATGCAAGTGTCATAATCTCATTCCCTCTGGGGATCCAAGTAAAGACATGGAAAAATTGAAGTAA
- the LOC110875408 gene encoding helicase protein MOM1 isoform X2 — protein sequence MESTKEKTANSSKQSSEDVIEDKKNENHYPDVGCRKRKRYDAYKASFNSQRLRYESDGKSIENDDVEKKNGGDVSLSNGNVANSDNHMSHRSSYMIEHDLENQQELDTCHKVTKTCKAGGSMENSKFVEFWVPVPISNVQLEQYCATLLTNAMALRSSSKLDPLGTLKDIFLTNRKCCNHPYTVDPEVQQSLMKDKDQSMVVEVGTKASGKLHFLDHILPQLQKHKRKVLILFQHTSGSLSLGHILVDFVHRRFGQNSYQLVDGPPNTSSKKQAAINMFNTEITRFIFLLESRACHQSIKLSSVDAIIIFDSELNPLNDLKSMQKLSIDSQSEQIMLFRLYSLSTLEEKILKLPEINVTRDIRSQSLRTNYDALLMWGASDLFDKLTKFHSQTVVNISSDESFLKDVVEEFLYILSRKCKSNDTTSKSIITRVQNCGVYGKSNALHSEIKTRLPDGDQPYIFWRKLLEGRCPAWKFVSQSTPRQRKRPNYCLDSDSPPRRQSGVDGGDVATRKMTVYISTVEPARLKTVTEGETGRVNDESRSSSGNRFRSTAVNNETSLLDFLKPTVSELCNILKFSEDVKVVVETFLEFVVDHYKVSKEHTSILQAFMISLCWVGSSLAKNKIDRSESFALAKKHFDFSCDEEQAESVYKKLKQVKETFLERTQVRPAIKEHPEVAPTLPESLIEAQSHDERVCEGANDIQSAGSHTSEKETVDATVSSEQVGEVPAQQLDDDMAVDVAEKVDSSHAVEKLKRLEREFANRLEELEKLWENGLEEIKVTTLAALGQVAAENECSLRGSQSEVESADMRTPAGTCDKENIEDGEIYLDTSDDGDDHNQTSRNDVESAEVATPAVNEEKAEDNDSFCSDSGNPMCAALSQDKTPSVQTVSSPASDHEIQNEPLELEPLPEGGVRDEEINVGNLQPSGASQLDQIIPGDELDIPSSTDPMVAENPPDALPPSGPLLEPTFEEPPVDDELDMFDKLINGMSPQMQDQTDPLQAEIEWLYTEKDNVTKFHQETKQKLDTECEKEIAETVAKIRLKYEAKHVEADAAYNSEKTELETNLNTVIMSRVLAEVFRCKCHNLIPSGDPSKDMEKLK from the exons ATGGAGTCAACGAAAGAGAAAACTGCAAACAGTTCAAAGCAGAGTTCAGAAGATGTTATCGAAGATAAGAAAAATGAAAATCATTATCCAGATGTTGGTTGTAGGAAAAGGAAGAGATATGATGCTTATAAGGCTTCATTCAATTCTCAACGATTAAGATATGAATCAG ATGGCAAGTCTATTGAAAATGATGACGTGGAGAAAAAAAATGGTGGCGATGTATCACTATCTAATGGAAATGTTGCTAATAGTGATAACCACATGTCCCACAGATCATCATACAt GATTGAACATGATTTAGAGAATCAGCAGGAACTTGACACTTGTCACAAG GTTACAAAGACATGCAAAGCAGGTGGTAGCATGGAGAATTCGAAATTTGTAGAATTCTGGGTTCCTGTTCCGATTTCAAACGTGCAGCTTGAACAATATTGTGCTACTCTACTTACCAATGCTATGGCTCTTCGTTCAAGCTCAAAACTTGATCCTCTCGGAACTCTTAAGGACATCTTTCTTACCAACCGAAAG TGTTGTAATCACCCCTACACCGTCGATCCGGAAGTTCAACAATCACTTATGAAGGACAAGGACCAAAGCATGGTAGTAGAGGTCGGCACAAAAGCAAGTGGCAAACTACACTTTCTTGACCACATACTACCTCAACTCCAAAAACACAAACGCAAAGTGCTTATCCTTTTTCAG CATACAAGCGGTTCTCTTTCGCTTGGACATATATTAGTTGATTTTGTCCATAGAAGATTTGGTCAAAACTCGTACCAACTTGTGGACGGGCCTCCAAACACCTCCTCGAAGAAGCAAGCTGCTATCAATATGTTCAATACAGAGATCACTAGATTTATTTTCTTACTAGAATCTCGTGCGTGCCATCAGAGCATTAAATTATCGTCGGTGGATGCTATCATCATATTCGACAGCGAATTAAATCCCTTAAATGAtttgaagtcaatgcaaaagttaTCCATCGATTCACAGTCGGAACAAATCATGTTATTccgattatactctttatccacCCTAGAAGAGAAAATTCTTAAACTTCCAGAGATCAACGTGACTCGCGATATTAGGTCACAAAGTTTAAGAACTAATTATGATGCTTTACTCATGTGGGGGGCCTCTGACTTATTTGACAAATTGACCAAGTTTCATAGTCAAACTGTTGTAAATATCTCATCTGACGAATCTTTTCTAAAGGATGTAGTGGAGGAGTTTTTGTATATACTTTCTCGCAAATGTAAAAGCAATGATACAACATCGAAATCGATCATCACCCGAGTTCAAAATTGCGGAGTTTACGGTAAAAGTAATGCGTTACATAGTGAGATAAAAACACGTTTACCCGATGGAGATCAGCCTTATATATTTTGGAGAAAACTATTGGAAGGACGGTGTCCCGCATGGAAATTCGTGTCGCAATCGACCCCGCGCCAAAGAAAAAGACCTAATTATTGTTTGGATTCCGATTCACCACCTCGGAGACAAAGTGGCGTAGATGGTGGTGATGTTGCGACACGTAAAATGACTGTGTATATTAGTACCGTTGAACCTGCTCGATTGAAGACTGTAACTGAAGGGGAAACTGGAAGAGTAAATGACGAGTCTCGGTCATCGTCTGGCAATCGGTTTAGGTCAACCGCGGTCAACAATGAAACGAGTCTACTTGATTTCTTAAAGCCCACTGTGTCTGAGCTCTGCAACATTCTCAAGTTTTCGGAGGATGTGAAGGTTGTAGTAGAAACATTTCTTGAATTTGTTGTTGACCATTATAAAGTCAGCAAGGAACATACAAGTATATTACAGGCTTTCATGATATCACTG TGTTGGGTTGGTTCTTCTCTAGCGAAAAATAAAATCGATAGGAGTGAGTCGTTTGCTCTTGCAAAGAAGCACTTTGATTTCAGCTGCGACGAAGAACAAGCAGAATCGGTGTACAAAAAGCTGAAACAAGTAAAGGAAACGTTTTTAGAGCGCACCCAAGTTCGTCCTGCTATAAAAGAACACCCTGAGGTGGCCCCCACTTTACCCGAAAGCCTAATTGAAGCGCAAAGTCATGATGAACGTGTGTGTGAAGGTGCTAACGACATTCAGTCTGCTGGTTCTCATACTTCTGAAAAAGAGACGGTTGATGCAACAGTATCAAGTGAGCAGGTTGGAGAAGTTCCAGCTCAGCAGCTTGATGATGACATGGCGGTTGATGTGGCGGAGAAAGTTGACTCCAGTCATGCTGTTGAAAAACTGAAAAGATTAGAAAGAGAATTTGCTAACAGGTTGGAAGAACTTGAAAAGTTGTGGGAGAATGGCCTTGAAGAGATAAAGGTAACAACGCTGGCAGCTTTGGGACAGGTGGCAGCTGAGAATGAATGTTCTTTGCGTGGGTCCCAATCAGAAGTTGAATCTGCTGATATGAGAACGCCAGCTGGCACCTGTGATAAAGAGAACATTGAAGATGGTGAGATTTACCTTGATACATCAGATGATGGTGATGACCACAATCAGACCAGCCGAAACGATGTTGAGTCTGCTGAGGTGGCAACGCCAGCTGTCAATGAAGAGAAGGCTGAAGATAATGATTCTTTTTGTTCTGATAGTGGTAATCCAATGTGTGCAGCCCTTTCACAGGACAAAACACCGTCTGTTCAGACCGTTTCTTCTCCAGCTTCTGATCAT GAAATCCAAAACGAGCCTCTTGAACTAGAACCACTTCCAGAAGGTGGAGTTCGAGATGAAGAAATTAATGTTGGTAATCTGCAACCGTCAGGTGCCAGTCAACTTGATCAAATCATTCCAGGTGATGAACTGGATATTCCGTCATCTACTGATCCAATGGTTGCCGAAAATCCACCTGACGCACTTCCACCAAGCGGACCATTACTTGAACCTACTTTTGAAGAACCACCGGTTGATGATGAACTAGACATGTTTGATAAGCTTATTAACGGAATGAGCCCTCAAATGCAAGATCAAACGGATCCACTTCAAGCTGAAATAGAGTGGTTATACACAGAGAAAGATAATGTAACCAAGTTCCATCAAGAAACG AAACAAAAGCTGGATACCGAATGTGAAAAGGAAATAGCGGAAACTGTTGCTAAAATAAGGCTCAAGTATGAAGCTAAACATGTAGAAGCAGATGCAGCTTATAACTCAGAAAAGACGGAACTTGAGACCAATCTTAACACAGTTATCATGAGCAGAGTGTTGGCTGAGGTTTTCAGATGCAAGTGTCATAATCTCATTCCCTCTGGGGATCCAAGTAAAGACATGGAAAAATTGAAGTAA
- the LOC110929699 gene encoding histone deacetylase HDT1-like, translating into MVVHSPLHRVEAHAARRARLTLNGETSSSPNPTARAEAPAVVHESPNKQRIRNLEAELQRTCNQVEYLLRIHDLDGRVPPPPATTPLGELEPEEEEDPEEDPEEYPKEEPDEAADDDNDDDDNDDDDNGGDDDDLGDGEEIRSGRGNGRGGRGGINMTQTQLTALINDSVAEALAAYQAAQVGGPQVPHVQPSACTFKSFMGCKPSHFTGTEGAIGLLH; encoded by the exons atGGTTGTCCATTCCCCTCTGCATCGTGTAGAGGCTCATGCAGCTCGTAGGGCTCGTCTCACCCTAAATGGCGAAACTTCTTCCTCACCCAATCCAACAGCACGAGCTGAGGCTCCTGCAGTTGTTCACGAATCCCCTAACAAGCAACGTATCAGAAACTTAGAAGCGGAACTACAAAGAACTTGTAACCAGGTGGAATATTTGCTAAG GATACATGATTTGGATGGCCGCGTACCACCACCACCAGCAACAACACCACTGGGAGAGCTAGAGCCGGAAGAAGAAGAGGACCCTGAGGAGGATCCTGAGGAATACCCAAAAGAGGAACCTGATGAGGCTGCCGACGATGACAACGATGACGACGACAATGACGATGACGACAATGGCGGCGACGACGACGACTTGGGCGATGGAGAA GAAATCAGGAGCGGAAGAGGAAACGGTCGTGGCGGGCGTGGGGGTATCAATATGACCCAAACCCAACTAACGGCTCTCATCAATGACAGTGTCGCTGAAGCGTTGGCGGCATATCAGGCAGCTCAAGTTGGAG GTCCACAAGTCCCACATGTTCAGCCGTCGGCATGCACCTTCAAATCATTCATGGGTTGCAAGCCAAGTCATTTCACTGGCACCGAGGGTGCCATCGGCCTTCTCCACTAG
- the LOC110875408 gene encoding helicase protein MOM1 isoform X3: MESTKEKTANSSKQSSEDVIEDKKNENHYPDVGCRKRKRYDAYKASFNSQRLRYESDGKSIENDDVEKKNGGDVSLSNGNVANSMENSKFVEFWVPVPISNVQLEQYCATLLTNAMALRSSSKLDPLGTLKDIFLTNRKCCNHPYTVDPEVQQSLMKDKDQSMVVEVGTKASGKLHFLDHILPQLQKHKRKVLILFQHTSGSLSLGHILVDFVHRRFGQNSYQLVDGPPNTSSKKQAAINMFNTEITRFIFLLESRACHQSIKLSSVDAIIIFDSELNPLNDLKSMQKLSIDSQSEQIMLFRLYSLSTLEEKILKLPEINVTRDIRSQSLRTNYDALLMWGASDLFDKLTKFHSQTVVNISSDESFLKDVVEEFLYILSRKCKSNDTTSKSIITRVQNCGVYGKSNALHSEIKTRLPDGDQPYIFWRKLLEGRCPAWKFVSQSTPRQRKRPNYCLDSDSPPRRQSGVDGGDVATRKMTVYISTVEPARLKTVTEGETGRVNDESRSSSGNRFRSTAVNNETSLLDFLKPTVSELCNILKFSEDVKVVVETFLEFVVDHYKVSKEHTSILQAFMISLCWVGSSLAKNKIDRSESFALAKKHFDFSCDEEQAESVYKKLKQVKETFLERTQVRPAIKEHPEVAPTLPESLIEAQSHDERVCEGANDIQSAGSHTSEKETVDATVSSEQVGEVPAQQLDDDMAVDVAEKVDSSHAVEKLKRLEREFANRLEELEKLWENGLEEIKVTTLAALGQVAAENECSLRGSQSEVESADMRTPAGTCDKENIEDGEIYLDTSDDGDDHNQTSRNDVESAEVATPAVNEEKAEDNDSFCSDSGNPMCAALSQDKTPSVQTVSSPASDHSFQEIQNEPLELEPLPEGGVRDEEINVGNLQPSGASQLDQIIPGDELDIPSSTDPMVAENPPDALPPSGPLLEPTFEEPPVDDELDMFDKLINGMSPQMQDQTDPLQAEIEWLYTEKDNVTKFHQETKQKLDTECEKEIAETVAKIRLKYEAKHVEADAAYNSEKTELETNLNTVIMSRVLAEVFRCKCHNLIPSGDPSKDMEKLK; the protein is encoded by the exons ATGGAGTCAACGAAAGAGAAAACTGCAAACAGTTCAAAGCAGAGTTCAGAAGATGTTATCGAAGATAAGAAAAATGAAAATCATTATCCAGATGTTGGTTGTAGGAAAAGGAAGAGATATGATGCTTATAAGGCTTCATTCAATTCTCAACGATTAAGATATGAATCAG ATGGCAAGTCTATTGAAAATGATGACGTGGAGAAAAAAAATGGTGGCGATGTATCACTATCTAATGGAAATGTTGCTAA TAGCATGGAGAATTCGAAATTTGTAGAATTCTGGGTTCCTGTTCCGATTTCAAACGTGCAGCTTGAACAATATTGTGCTACTCTACTTACCAATGCTATGGCTCTTCGTTCAAGCTCAAAACTTGATCCTCTCGGAACTCTTAAGGACATCTTTCTTACCAACCGAAAG TGTTGTAATCACCCCTACACCGTCGATCCGGAAGTTCAACAATCACTTATGAAGGACAAGGACCAAAGCATGGTAGTAGAGGTCGGCACAAAAGCAAGTGGCAAACTACACTTTCTTGACCACATACTACCTCAACTCCAAAAACACAAACGCAAAGTGCTTATCCTTTTTCAG CATACAAGCGGTTCTCTTTCGCTTGGACATATATTAGTTGATTTTGTCCATAGAAGATTTGGTCAAAACTCGTACCAACTTGTGGACGGGCCTCCAAACACCTCCTCGAAGAAGCAAGCTGCTATCAATATGTTCAATACAGAGATCACTAGATTTATTTTCTTACTAGAATCTCGTGCGTGCCATCAGAGCATTAAATTATCGTCGGTGGATGCTATCATCATATTCGACAGCGAATTAAATCCCTTAAATGAtttgaagtcaatgcaaaagttaTCCATCGATTCACAGTCGGAACAAATCATGTTATTccgattatactctttatccacCCTAGAAGAGAAAATTCTTAAACTTCCAGAGATCAACGTGACTCGCGATATTAGGTCACAAAGTTTAAGAACTAATTATGATGCTTTACTCATGTGGGGGGCCTCTGACTTATTTGACAAATTGACCAAGTTTCATAGTCAAACTGTTGTAAATATCTCATCTGACGAATCTTTTCTAAAGGATGTAGTGGAGGAGTTTTTGTATATACTTTCTCGCAAATGTAAAAGCAATGATACAACATCGAAATCGATCATCACCCGAGTTCAAAATTGCGGAGTTTACGGTAAAAGTAATGCGTTACATAGTGAGATAAAAACACGTTTACCCGATGGAGATCAGCCTTATATATTTTGGAGAAAACTATTGGAAGGACGGTGTCCCGCATGGAAATTCGTGTCGCAATCGACCCCGCGCCAAAGAAAAAGACCTAATTATTGTTTGGATTCCGATTCACCACCTCGGAGACAAAGTGGCGTAGATGGTGGTGATGTTGCGACACGTAAAATGACTGTGTATATTAGTACCGTTGAACCTGCTCGATTGAAGACTGTAACTGAAGGGGAAACTGGAAGAGTAAATGACGAGTCTCGGTCATCGTCTGGCAATCGGTTTAGGTCAACCGCGGTCAACAATGAAACGAGTCTACTTGATTTCTTAAAGCCCACTGTGTCTGAGCTCTGCAACATTCTCAAGTTTTCGGAGGATGTGAAGGTTGTAGTAGAAACATTTCTTGAATTTGTTGTTGACCATTATAAAGTCAGCAAGGAACATACAAGTATATTACAGGCTTTCATGATATCACTG TGTTGGGTTGGTTCTTCTCTAGCGAAAAATAAAATCGATAGGAGTGAGTCGTTTGCTCTTGCAAAGAAGCACTTTGATTTCAGCTGCGACGAAGAACAAGCAGAATCGGTGTACAAAAAGCTGAAACAAGTAAAGGAAACGTTTTTAGAGCGCACCCAAGTTCGTCCTGCTATAAAAGAACACCCTGAGGTGGCCCCCACTTTACCCGAAAGCCTAATTGAAGCGCAAAGTCATGATGAACGTGTGTGTGAAGGTGCTAACGACATTCAGTCTGCTGGTTCTCATACTTCTGAAAAAGAGACGGTTGATGCAACAGTATCAAGTGAGCAGGTTGGAGAAGTTCCAGCTCAGCAGCTTGATGATGACATGGCGGTTGATGTGGCGGAGAAAGTTGACTCCAGTCATGCTGTTGAAAAACTGAAAAGATTAGAAAGAGAATTTGCTAACAGGTTGGAAGAACTTGAAAAGTTGTGGGAGAATGGCCTTGAAGAGATAAAGGTAACAACGCTGGCAGCTTTGGGACAGGTGGCAGCTGAGAATGAATGTTCTTTGCGTGGGTCCCAATCAGAAGTTGAATCTGCTGATATGAGAACGCCAGCTGGCACCTGTGATAAAGAGAACATTGAAGATGGTGAGATTTACCTTGATACATCAGATGATGGTGATGACCACAATCAGACCAGCCGAAACGATGTTGAGTCTGCTGAGGTGGCAACGCCAGCTGTCAATGAAGAGAAGGCTGAAGATAATGATTCTTTTTGTTCTGATAGTGGTAATCCAATGTGTGCAGCCCTTTCACAGGACAAAACACCGTCTGTTCAGACCGTTTCTTCTCCAGCTTCTGATCAT TCTTTTCAGGAAATCCAAAACGAGCCTCTTGAACTAGAACCACTTCCAGAAGGTGGAGTTCGAGATGAAGAAATTAATGTTGGTAATCTGCAACCGTCAGGTGCCAGTCAACTTGATCAAATCATTCCAGGTGATGAACTGGATATTCCGTCATCTACTGATCCAATGGTTGCCGAAAATCCACCTGACGCACTTCCACCAAGCGGACCATTACTTGAACCTACTTTTGAAGAACCACCGGTTGATGATGAACTAGACATGTTTGATAAGCTTATTAACGGAATGAGCCCTCAAATGCAAGATCAAACGGATCCACTTCAAGCTGAAATAGAGTGGTTATACACAGAGAAAGATAATGTAACCAAGTTCCATCAAGAAACG AAACAAAAGCTGGATACCGAATGTGAAAAGGAAATAGCGGAAACTGTTGCTAAAATAAGGCTCAAGTATGAAGCTAAACATGTAGAAGCAGATGCAGCTTATAACTCAGAAAAGACGGAACTTGAGACCAATCTTAACACAGTTATCATGAGCAGAGTGTTGGCTGAGGTTTTCAGATGCAAGTGTCATAATCTCATTCCCTCTGGGGATCCAAGTAAAGACATGGAAAAATTGAAGTAA